One segment of Terriglobia bacterium DNA contains the following:
- a CDS encoding ABC transporter permease yields the protein MIFRDLFRDVIATLWSQKRRTFLTMFGIAWGVVSIVLMVAAGEGLRVGQQKVAQSFARDLMIVFAGRTSLQAGGTRAGRRIIFETSDIPILQADSPSCRYIMPELGQSDLKVHSSYNSGMPIVTGSYPEFAEVRSIGIEQGRFYNWDDVRQKRAVAILGSDIKKQLFGSRNPLGETISINDQPFTVIGVMKNKDQDSSYDGWDVNKIFVPFTVMQQYFPNKPPATPLSVDRLLVQPRSVQDHEACKGEIRASLGRLHNFDPTDKEAAGIWDTLEEAEAFTKMTDGMKYFLGAVGITTLFLGGIGVMNVMLVAVRERTREIGVRKAVGAPATSILHQFFAETVIIVFLSGGVGLAIAYGICSLVNLLPMPEFFAGLLPTWQSGALAIFLLGSVAMFAAMYPARRAACIDPIEALRYEAGG from the coding sequence ATGATCTTCCGAGACCTATTTCGTGATGTCATCGCTACGCTTTGGTCGCAGAAGCGCCGGACGTTTCTGACAATGTTTGGCATTGCCTGGGGCGTGGTCTCTATCGTGCTGATGGTGGCGGCTGGTGAGGGGCTGCGCGTGGGCCAGCAGAAAGTGGCTCAGAGCTTTGCGCGAGACTTGATGATCGTCTTTGCGGGGCGGACGAGCCTGCAAGCAGGCGGAACGCGCGCGGGGCGGCGCATCATCTTCGAAACGAGCGATATTCCGATTCTCCAGGCGGACTCTCCGTCGTGCCGCTACATCATGCCCGAACTCGGGCAGAGCGACCTCAAGGTTCATAGCAGCTACAACTCCGGAATGCCCATCGTGACTGGTTCTTATCCAGAGTTTGCCGAAGTGCGCAGCATCGGCATCGAGCAGGGCCGGTTTTACAACTGGGACGACGTGCGCCAGAAGCGCGCAGTCGCCATTCTCGGCAGCGATATCAAGAAGCAGTTATTCGGTTCGCGGAACCCGCTGGGCGAAACCATCTCGATCAACGACCAGCCGTTCACCGTGATCGGCGTGATGAAGAACAAGGACCAGGACTCGTCGTACGACGGATGGGACGTCAACAAAATATTCGTTCCGTTCACGGTGATGCAGCAGTATTTCCCCAATAAGCCTCCGGCTACGCCGCTGAGTGTTGACCGCCTCCTGGTGCAGCCGCGCTCGGTGCAGGACCACGAGGCCTGCAAGGGCGAGATTCGAGCGTCTTTGGGGCGCCTGCATAATTTCGATCCAACGGATAAAGAAGCGGCCGGGATATGGGACACGCTCGAGGAAGCCGAGGCGTTCACGAAGATGACGGATGGAATGAAGTATTTCCTGGGTGCGGTCGGCATTACGACGCTGTTCCTCGGCGGCATCGGTGTGATGAACGTGATGCTGGTTGCTGTGCGCGAGCGGACGCGGGAGATCGGGGTGCGCAAAGCCGTGGGCGCTCCGGCGACAAGCATCCTCCACCAGTTCTTCGCCGAGACGGTGATTATCGTCTTCCTCAGCGGCGGCGTGGGGCTTGCGATTGCATACGGAATTTGTTCGCTAGTTAATCTGTTGCCGATGCCGGAGTTCTTTGCCGGACTGCTGCCGACGTGGCAGTCGGGCGCGCTCGCTATTTTCCTTTTGGGAAGCGTGGCCATGTTCGCGGCTATGTACCCGGCACGCCGCGCAGCGTGCATCGATCCGATTGAGGCACTGCGTTACGAGGCAGGAGGGTAA
- the queD gene encoding 6-carboxytetrahydropterin synthase QueD, producing MYEVTVEDGFAAGHYLRNYKGKCENPHGHNYKVRVTLAGRQLDHAGLLLDFKDLKLVMKHMIDYLDHQMINDLTPFTELNPSAENLAKYFYDETNARLRDVTNGRVSVKAVTIFETDTSIATYYE from the coding sequence ATGTACGAAGTCACGGTAGAAGACGGTTTTGCGGCGGGGCATTACCTGCGAAATTACAAGGGCAAATGCGAAAATCCGCACGGGCACAACTACAAGGTTCGGGTAACCCTGGCCGGGCGCCAGCTCGATCATGCCGGGCTGCTGCTCGATTTCAAAGACCTGAAGTTGGTGATGAAGCACATGATCGACTATCTCGATCACCAGATGATCAATGACCTGACCCCGTTCACGGAACTGAATCCCTCGGCGGAAAACCTGGCCAAGTACTTCTATGACGAGACCAATGCGCGGCTGCGCGACGTGACCAACGGGCGCGTGTCGGTGAAGGCCGTGACGATCTTCGAGACCGATACTTCGATTGCGACGTATTACGAATAG
- a CDS encoding helicase C-terminal domain-containing protein, producing the protein MSSSSQSAPVDVSRLSLHQFFGPGGLLSRTHPAYEFRRGQLAMAQAVEQALNEKRHLVVEAGTGTGKTLAYLLPVIRSGKRVVISTGTKTLQEQLFYKDVPFLEEALFGPSADGAPRLRVCYMKGRNNYLCRAKLYELTDRPILTGLEEIDQYRTIAEWEKVTKTGDRAELASIPEASQLWPKLDARVERCIWQKCKEFERCFVTEMRRKALESDIIIVNHHLFFADLAVKRAAEVPDAGVLPEFGAVIFDEAHELEDVASSYFGISVSNLRVDDLIRDTEITMREKAIAAVDVAQACVRLRERSQFFFSLLPPGEGRFAFENRQEFLEENGDEYLAIQNAITGLASALSQIPNKPDEVFNLVRRCEEIRTQISFVLESHDKNTVFWIERRGEFGRRGQPNVFLQATPIDVSQILRETLFDQMETTVLTSATLAVGGGFSYIQQRLGLDTAREQIVPSHFDYESQAIFYVPPDLPDPRESTFSSCAARRIRQLLEITRGRAFCLFTSYAQMHQVYDLLLGELEYPMLLQGDAPKNALLEEFRTTPNSVLFATSSFWQGVDVQGDQLSAVIIDRLPFAVPNDPVVAARIHAIDESGGNAFFEYQVPSAVITLKQGFGRLIRSLHDRGLLALLDNRILKKQYGRVFLQSLPNYKRTLELSKVAEFFGCE; encoded by the coding sequence GTGTCCTCTTCCTCCCAATCCGCACCCGTCGATGTCTCCCGGCTCTCGCTGCACCAGTTCTTCGGACCCGGTGGATTGCTTTCACGCACGCATCCGGCGTACGAGTTTCGGCGCGGGCAGTTGGCTATGGCGCAGGCTGTCGAGCAGGCGCTGAACGAGAAACGGCACCTCGTGGTCGAGGCGGGAACCGGTACGGGGAAGACCTTGGCGTACCTGCTGCCGGTGATCCGGTCGGGCAAGCGGGTTGTTATCTCTACTGGGACGAAGACGCTCCAGGAGCAACTCTTCTACAAAGACGTTCCCTTCTTGGAAGAGGCGCTCTTCGGACCATCCGCCGATGGTGCGCCACGGCTGCGCGTTTGCTACATGAAGGGGCGGAACAACTATCTTTGCCGGGCGAAGCTGTACGAGCTGACGGACCGGCCGATTCTCACAGGGCTGGAAGAGATCGACCAGTACCGAACAATTGCCGAGTGGGAGAAGGTCACGAAGACCGGCGATCGCGCCGAACTGGCGTCGATTCCCGAGGCGAGCCAGCTTTGGCCCAAGCTCGACGCTCGAGTGGAGCGGTGCATCTGGCAGAAATGCAAGGAGTTTGAACGCTGCTTTGTGACTGAAATGCGGCGGAAGGCGCTCGAAAGCGACATCATCATTGTCAATCACCATCTGTTCTTTGCCGATCTTGCGGTGAAGCGGGCGGCCGAGGTGCCCGATGCAGGAGTACTGCCGGAATTCGGCGCGGTGATCTTCGACGAGGCGCACGAACTCGAGGACGTAGCCAGCAGCTATTTCGGGATATCCGTCAGCAATCTGCGGGTTGACGACCTGATTCGCGATACCGAGATCACGATGCGCGAGAAGGCGATTGCGGCTGTGGATGTGGCACAGGCGTGTGTGCGACTACGCGAGCGCTCGCAGTTCTTCTTTTCGCTGCTGCCGCCGGGCGAGGGGCGGTTTGCGTTTGAGAATCGGCAGGAGTTCCTCGAAGAGAATGGCGACGAGTATTTGGCCATTCAGAACGCGATTACGGGATTGGCATCCGCACTGTCGCAGATCCCGAACAAACCGGACGAGGTTTTCAACCTGGTTCGCCGGTGCGAGGAGATCCGGACGCAGATCAGCTTCGTCCTGGAGTCGCACGACAAAAATACGGTCTTCTGGATCGAGCGGCGGGGCGAGTTCGGACGGCGCGGACAGCCGAACGTTTTTCTGCAGGCGACCCCAATCGATGTCTCGCAGATTCTGCGCGAAACCCTGTTCGACCAGATGGAGACGACTGTACTAACGTCGGCGACGCTCGCGGTCGGCGGGGGCTTCAGCTACATCCAGCAGCGGCTGGGGCTCGATACAGCGCGCGAACAGATCGTGCCGTCGCATTTCGATTACGAGTCGCAAGCGATCTTTTACGTACCACCCGATTTGCCTGATCCGCGCGAGAGCACGTTCTCGTCCTGCGCAGCCCGGCGTATTCGCCAGCTACTGGAAATCACGCGAGGGCGGGCGTTTTGTCTCTTTACGAGTTATGCGCAGATGCACCAGGTTTATGACCTGCTCCTGGGGGAACTTGAGTACCCGATGCTATTGCAGGGCGACGCGCCAAAGAACGCGCTGCTGGAGGAGTTCCGGACGACGCCGAACTCGGTGCTGTTCGCGACGTCTTCGTTCTGGCAAGGCGTGGACGTACAGGGAGATCAACTGAGCGCCGTCATTATTGACCGGCTACCTTTCGCGGTACCAAATGACCCCGTCGTCGCAGCGAGGATTCATGCCATCGACGAGAGCGGCGGGAACGCATTCTTCGAGTACCAGGTGCCTTCGGCAGTCATTACCTTGAAACAGGGCTTCGGGCGGCTGATCCGGTCGCTGCATGATCGCGGGCTCCTGGCGCTGCTCGACAACCGTATCCTCAAGAAGCAGTACGGGCGGGTTTTCCTGCAAAGCCTGCCGAACTACAAAAGGACTCTGGAACTGTCAAAGGTCGCAGAATTCTTCGGCTGCGAGTAA
- the trmFO gene encoding methylenetetrahydrofolate--tRNA-(uracil(54)-C(5))-methyltransferase (FADH(2)-oxidizing) TrmFO, with protein sequence MKKIKVLGGGLAGPEAAWQVARRGLEVELYEMRPTRSTPAHQTSNFAELVCSNSLKSDSENTAPWLLKEEMRRAGSLLIEIARAVAVPAGHALAVDREIFARRVTEAIEGEPRIRVVREEVTRIDEENEITIVATGPLTSDSLAREIERLSASADKTARLYFYDSISPIVDADSIDQEKVYLAARYDKGTADYINCPMSEAEYYAFVDALTSAESVAGHDWEKLNYFEGCLPIEEIARRGRDTLRFGPMKPVGLRDPRTGKWPFAVVQLRQENLRADSYNIVGFQNHLKFGEQARIFRMIPGLENAKFLRYGQIHRNTYINAPTLLRESLQMKQHPKVLFAGQISGVEGYVESIATGQLAGIYAAAIAQGQEPIPAPHATAFGSLLNYICHAEAKNFQPANITFDLLEHLDETTRRRIRDKKARHALVCQRALIALDQWIQQVDISSPIIGTTRS encoded by the coding sequence ATGAAGAAGATCAAGGTTCTTGGCGGCGGGCTGGCCGGTCCTGAAGCGGCGTGGCAAGTTGCGCGGCGCGGGCTCGAGGTCGAGTTGTATGAAATGCGCCCGACGCGTTCGACGCCCGCACACCAGACCTCGAACTTTGCCGAACTGGTCTGCTCGAATTCGCTGAAGAGCGATAGCGAGAATACCGCGCCCTGGCTACTGAAGGAAGAGATGCGGCGCGCGGGATCGCTGCTGATCGAGATTGCACGCGCGGTCGCCGTGCCGGCGGGACATGCGCTTGCTGTCGACCGTGAGATATTCGCACGTCGAGTAACAGAGGCAATCGAGGGTGAACCACGCATCCGAGTCGTCCGCGAGGAAGTCACAAGGATTGATGAAGAGAATGAGATCACGATCGTCGCGACCGGTCCGTTGACTTCAGATTCGCTGGCCCGCGAAATCGAGCGGCTGTCTGCCTCGGCGGATAAAACTGCGCGGCTGTACTTTTACGACTCGATCTCTCCGATTGTTGACGCCGATTCCATTGATCAGGAGAAGGTCTATCTCGCCGCAAGATACGACAAGGGCACGGCGGACTACATCAACTGCCCAATGAGTGAGGCCGAGTACTACGCGTTCGTCGATGCGCTGACTTCGGCGGAGTCGGTTGCGGGGCACGATTGGGAGAAGCTGAATTATTTTGAGGGCTGCCTCCCTATCGAGGAGATTGCGCGGCGCGGACGCGACACTTTGCGGTTTGGGCCGATGAAGCCGGTGGGGTTGCGCGACCCTCGGACGGGGAAGTGGCCGTTCGCGGTGGTGCAGTTGCGCCAGGAAAACCTGCGCGCAGACAGCTACAACATTGTCGGGTTCCAGAATCACTTGAAGTTCGGTGAACAGGCGCGGATCTTTCGCATGATTCCCGGCCTGGAGAATGCGAAATTCCTGCGCTACGGGCAGATTCACCGCAACACGTACATCAACGCTCCTACGCTGCTGCGCGAGTCGTTGCAGATGAAGCAGCACCCGAAGGTGCTATTCGCCGGACAAATCTCCGGGGTCGAAGGCTACGTCGAGTCCATCGCAACCGGGCAGCTTGCAGGGATCTATGCGGCGGCGATAGCGCAAGGTCAAGAGCCGATTCCAGCACCACATGCAACGGCATTCGGGTCGCTGCTTAATTACATCTGCCATGCCGAGGCGAAAAACTTCCAACCGGCCAACATTACGTTCGATTTACTCGAACACCTCGATGAGACCACCCGCCGTCGCATCCGCGACAAAAAGGCGAGGCATGCGCTCGTTTGCCAGCGGGCCCTCATAGCTCTGGACCAGTGGATTCAGCAGGTTGATATTTCCTCTCCGATTATCGGAACTACTCGCTCCTGA
- the der gene encoding ribosome biogenesis GTPase Der, whose product MTHKKTTHDSEGLLAIVGRPNVGKSTLFNRIVGRRRAIVGDEPGITRDRLYGEAYWRGRKFRVVDTGGIIPDDAELIPSEIFRQARVAFDEAAAIVMVVDGRTELAAPDLELARLLLRTGKPLYLAVNKIDTPKLEAHAQNFRRLGIKNLYPVSAEHGDGVAELLEAVMEVVPTVPEEDEDRRKSRPSRFEVPEDDTLDDILATVEPVTDEKPGPSEIRIAIIGKPNVGKSTLLNALTKSERAIVSPIPGTTRDAVDELVEREGQKYRFVDTAGIRRKGKTKLMAEKLSVVMARRHLEESDVALMVIDAKEGVTALDANIAGYAHESGRSVIIVINKWDLVTTARTDGKPPADSRLYEQQVRDALKFLDYAPVLFVSAMNGKNIERVFETVELVARERRKRISTGEMNRFLKTVDFERASVPARNRVRIFYMTQAAVAPPTFIIFTDKDVKLHFSYERFLQNQIRNAFKFVGSPIWIKNRPRQRRDFVPGPKR is encoded by the coding sequence ATGACACATAAAAAAACGACGCATGATTCCGAGGGCCTCCTCGCCATTGTCGGCCGCCCCAACGTGGGCAAATCCACGCTCTTCAACCGCATCGTCGGCCGGCGGCGCGCCATTGTCGGGGACGAACCCGGGATCACCCGCGATCGGCTCTATGGCGAGGCGTATTGGCGTGGCCGTAAGTTTCGCGTCGTCGACACCGGCGGCATCATTCCAGACGACGCCGAACTGATCCCCTCGGAAATATTTCGCCAGGCGCGGGTCGCGTTCGACGAAGCCGCCGCGATCGTGATGGTCGTCGATGGCCGCACCGAACTCGCCGCGCCCGATCTGGAACTCGCACGCCTGCTGCTGCGTACCGGCAAGCCTCTGTATCTCGCGGTCAATAAAATCGATACCCCGAAGCTCGAGGCCCACGCGCAAAACTTCCGCCGCCTCGGCATCAAGAACCTCTACCCGGTCTCAGCCGAGCACGGAGACGGCGTCGCCGAACTGCTCGAAGCCGTGATGGAAGTCGTGCCCACGGTTCCGGAAGAAGATGAAGACAGAAGGAAGTCGCGCCCAAGCCGCTTTGAGGTTCCGGAAGACGACACTCTGGATGACATCCTCGCGACCGTAGAACCGGTCACTGACGAAAAGCCCGGGCCGTCCGAGATCCGCATTGCCATCATTGGCAAGCCCAATGTAGGGAAATCGACTCTCCTGAATGCGCTCACGAAATCCGAACGCGCCATCGTCTCGCCCATTCCCGGCACAACGCGCGATGCCGTCGACGAACTGGTCGAGCGCGAAGGCCAGAAGTACCGCTTCGTCGACACCGCCGGTATCCGCCGCAAGGGTAAGACGAAACTGATGGCCGAAAAGCTCTCGGTCGTGATGGCCCGCCGCCACCTGGAAGAATCCGACGTCGCCCTCATGGTCATCGACGCCAAGGAAGGTGTCACCGCCCTCGACGCCAACATAGCCGGCTACGCCCACGAGAGCGGACGCTCCGTCATCATCGTCATCAACAAATGGGACCTCGTCACCACGGCGCGCACCGATGGCAAGCCGCCCGCCGACAGCCGCCTCTACGAGCAGCAGGTGCGCGACGCCCTCAAATTCCTCGACTACGCTCCCGTGCTCTTCGTTTCCGCCATGAATGGCAAGAACATCGAGCGCGTCTTCGAGACCGTGGAACTCGTGGCGCGCGAGCGCCGCAAGCGCATCTCCACCGGCGAAATGAACCGCTTTCTCAAAACCGTTGATTTTGAGCGCGCCTCGGTCCCGGCCCGGAACCGCGTCCGCATCTTCTACATGACGCAGGCCGCTGTCGCCCCACCCACCTTCATAATCTTCACCGACAAGGACGTGAAACTCCACTTCTCCTACGAGCGCTTCCTGCAAAACCAGATCCGCAACGCGTTCAAATTCGTCGGCTCACCGATATGGATTAAGAATCGGCCACGGCAGAGAAGAGATTTTGTCCCTGGGCCGAAAAGATAG
- a CDS encoding ABC transporter permease: protein MLKEIFAEAFFALRRNRTRSSLTMLGVVWGIVSVTLLIAYGDGFRSVLVTAFEAFGKSAVVCWPQQTSEQPGGQRAGKQVHFEKADVEFIRETSPMVKTVCMETVRTLPVAYGDRLVNTAVRGVCPEYGQLRNEVPSEGRWLSASDELERRRVIFLGNRVREQLFSGRPAVGETVQVGGVRFTVVGTMEKKIQLSNYFMPDDRSAWIPYSTAGDMWNTRYAATLVMAPVAPRFEKEAEAQLLAAVAERQGFSPTDKKAIQMFGREQFRPVIDGLTIGLQVLLMFIGALTLGIGGVGVMNIMLVSVDERIREFGLRRALGARKIHVRLQMLAETLVLMMIGGVLGILLSYVLAAAVGTLPLLGPLFKDESGKADIHLHISLGTVLLSSFVLLVVGVLSGLMPAMKAARLDPVEALRYE, encoded by the coding sequence ATGCTGAAAGAGATCTTCGCCGAAGCGTTCTTCGCGTTGCGCCGTAACCGCACGCGCAGTTCCCTCACCATGCTTGGCGTGGTCTGGGGAATTGTCTCGGTCACGCTGCTGATCGCCTATGGCGACGGGTTCCGCAGTGTGCTGGTTACGGCTTTCGAGGCGTTCGGCAAAAGTGCCGTCGTCTGCTGGCCGCAACAGACCAGCGAGCAACCCGGCGGACAGCGTGCGGGAAAGCAGGTTCACTTCGAAAAAGCAGACGTCGAATTCATCCGTGAGACCTCGCCGATGGTGAAGACCGTGTGCATGGAAACAGTGCGCACGTTGCCCGTGGCATATGGCGATCGCCTGGTAAACACGGCCGTGCGCGGTGTCTGCCCGGAGTACGGACAGTTGCGCAATGAAGTTCCGAGCGAGGGGCGCTGGCTCTCGGCGTCGGATGAACTCGAACGTCGTCGCGTGATCTTCCTGGGAAATCGCGTACGGGAGCAATTGTTCAGCGGTCGTCCGGCGGTGGGCGAGACCGTGCAGGTAGGCGGCGTGCGCTTCACGGTCGTTGGCACGATGGAGAAAAAGATCCAGTTGAGCAATTACTTCATGCCCGACGACCGCTCGGCGTGGATTCCCTACTCCACTGCCGGCGACATGTGGAATACGCGCTACGCGGCCACGCTGGTGATGGCTCCGGTGGCGCCACGATTCGAAAAAGAGGCCGAGGCGCAGTTGCTCGCAGCGGTTGCGGAGCGTCAGGGCTTTTCGCCAACCGACAAGAAAGCCATCCAGATGTTCGGGCGCGAACAGTTCCGGCCGGTAATCGACGGGCTGACAATCGGCCTCCAAGTTCTGCTGATGTTCATCGGAGCGCTGACACTCGGGATCGGCGGCGTGGGCGTGATGAACATCATGCTCGTATCGGTGGACGAGCGAATCCGGGAATTCGGGCTGCGTCGCGCGCTGGGGGCAAGGAAAATTCACGTGCGGCTGCAGATGCTCGCCGAAACGCTGGTACTCATGATGATCGGCGGCGTGCTGGGAATTCTGCTCTCGTATGTACTCGCGGCCGCGGTCGGCACCTTGCCACTGCTCGGCCCACTATTCAAAGACGAATCGGGGAAGGCAGACATCCATCTGCATATCTCCCTGGGAACGGTTCTGCTGTCGAGTTTCGTCCTGCTGGTCGTTGGCGTGCTCAGCGGATTGATGCCGGCGATGAAAGCGGCGAGGCTGGATCCGGTGGAAGCGCTGAGATACGAATAG
- a CDS encoding tetratricopeptide repeat protein, protein MKKQIVLITVCMLLVTGLAVSAAAQMTTQIKGSAKDETGKPYVGIQVVLQSTDSGRKYTLKTDKHGEFFSLGIQPGTYNILFQKDGQTFYNWNNYRITLSGENNINLDMAKERAAQERATGMTEEQRKQQEAVAKENQKIKGLNDKLAAARAAEQANNWDQAVQIMQEAVAMDQSKGILYATLGDALTGDKKYPEAVQAYEKAVALEPTRGEYHNNLGQAYLKNNEVDKAIAEYTKAAEVDPTNAATYYFNLGAVLTNKNKPDEANAAFDKSIAADPNKADAYYWKGVNMVAKATLDKEGKMIAPEGTSEALNKYLELKPDGPYAQGAKDLLASIGAKVETSFGKPKKTKK, encoded by the coding sequence ATGAAGAAGCAAATCGTACTAATCACTGTCTGTATGCTGCTGGTCACTGGACTGGCGGTAAGCGCTGCCGCGCAAATGACAACCCAAATCAAGGGCTCCGCCAAGGATGAAACAGGCAAGCCCTACGTCGGCATCCAGGTGGTGCTGCAGAGCACGGACAGCGGTCGCAAGTACACGCTGAAGACCGACAAGCATGGCGAGTTCTTCTCGTTGGGAATTCAGCCGGGCACCTACAACATCCTGTTCCAGAAGGACGGCCAGACTTTCTACAACTGGAACAATTACAGGATCACGTTGTCGGGTGAGAACAACATCAACCTCGACATGGCGAAGGAGCGCGCTGCGCAGGAGAGAGCCACCGGAATGACGGAAGAGCAGCGGAAGCAGCAGGAAGCCGTCGCCAAGGAGAACCAGAAGATTAAAGGGCTGAACGATAAGCTGGCTGCCGCACGCGCTGCCGAACAGGCAAACAATTGGGACCAGGCAGTGCAGATCATGCAGGAAGCCGTGGCGATGGATCAGTCCAAGGGCATCTTATATGCCACCCTGGGCGATGCCCTGACGGGGGACAAGAAGTACCCCGAGGCGGTGCAGGCATACGAAAAGGCCGTCGCGCTGGAACCCACCCGCGGCGAGTATCACAATAATCTCGGCCAGGCATATCTGAAGAACAACGAGGTTGATAAGGCGATTGCCGAGTACACGAAGGCCGCCGAAGTTGACCCGACCAATGCTGCGACTTACTACTTCAACCTGGGCGCGGTTCTGACCAACAAGAACAAACCCGATGAGGCGAACGCCGCATTCGACAAGAGCATTGCTGCCGATCCTAACAAAGCGGACGCCTATTACTGGAAGGGCGTGAACATGGTGGCAAAGGCGACCCTGGACAAAGAGGGAAAGATGATTGCCCCCGAGGGAACATCCGAGGCGCTGAACAAATATCTCGAACTGAAACCCGACGGTCCGTACGCGCAGGGTGCGAAAGACCTGCTCGCAAGCATCGGAGCCAAGGTGGAAACCAGCTTTGGTAAGCCGAAGAAGACGAAAAAGTAG
- a CDS encoding radical SAM protein produces the protein MQIIEIYKSLQGESSFAGLPCVFVRTAICNLRCNWCDSEYTFKGGRPMTVEEVEAEVRRLSPDGGLIEITGGEPMLQEREVVPLMEKLLGDNYTVLIETSGERPLKDVPAQVHKIVDVKCPASGEGGSFRMENLETLTRGDEVKFVLADRNDYEFARNFVREHLIGCKVAGIIFSPAFRKDAVGERTAEHCLLDPQQLAEWILADGLNVRLGFQIHKFIWQPQVKGV, from the coding sequence ATGCAGATCATCGAAATCTACAAATCGCTCCAGGGGGAATCGTCGTTTGCGGGGCTTCCGTGCGTCTTCGTGAGGACGGCGATCTGCAATTTGCGATGCAACTGGTGCGACAGTGAGTATACGTTCAAAGGCGGACGGCCGATGACGGTGGAAGAGGTAGAAGCCGAGGTGCGTCGACTGTCGCCGGATGGCGGCTTGATCGAGATCACCGGCGGCGAGCCGATGTTGCAGGAGCGTGAAGTGGTTCCGCTCATGGAGAAGCTGCTGGGGGACAATTACACGGTGTTGATCGAGACGAGCGGGGAGCGGCCGCTGAAGGATGTTCCGGCGCAGGTGCATAAGATTGTCGATGTGAAGTGTCCGGCTTCTGGCGAGGGCGGTTCGTTCCGAATGGAGAATCTGGAAACGCTGACGCGTGGCGATGAAGTTAAGTTCGTTCTGGCGGACCGCAACGACTATGAGTTCGCCCGCAATTTCGTTCGCGAGCACCTAATTGGTTGCAAAGTCGCCGGGATCATTTTCTCACCGGCATTCCGAAAAGACGCCGTCGGCGAGCGAACCGCCGAACACTGCCTGCTGGATCCGCAACAGCTTGCTGAATGGATCCTCGCTGATGGGCTTAACGTGCGGCTCGGATTCCAAATCCACAAGTTCATCTGGCAGCCGCAGGTTAAGGGCGTCTAA
- the queC gene encoding 7-cyano-7-deazaguanine synthase QueC, with amino-acid sequence MPKSQNQFRAIQAVVVLSGGMDSTVCAALAVREHGAEAVAALHVDYGQRTEGREREAFERICERLGITRRLVVRNQALSQIGGSALTDDRLDVPEAGPEIGQEVPITYVPFRNAHFLSVAVSWAEVLGAEKIYIGAVAQDSSGYPDCRPEYYRAFNDVIRTGTKDGKIEILTPLIELRKAEIVQLGLELAAPFDLTWSCYSREDSACGVCESCVLRLRAFEGAGAVDPISYLPQAARK; translated from the coding sequence ATGCCAAAATCCCAGAATCAGTTCCGGGCGATCCAGGCCGTCGTTGTGCTCAGCGGCGGGATGGACTCTACCGTCTGCGCGGCCCTCGCGGTTCGCGAGCACGGCGCCGAGGCGGTGGCCGCGCTGCACGTCGATTATGGGCAGCGTACGGAGGGGCGCGAACGAGAGGCGTTTGAGAGAATTTGCGAGCGGTTGGGAATCACGCGCCGGCTCGTCGTTCGGAACCAGGCACTCAGCCAGATCGGCGGCTCGGCGCTTACGGATGACCGGCTGGACGTTCCCGAAGCCGGGCCGGAAATCGGCCAAGAGGTCCCCATTACCTATGTTCCTTTTCGGAACGCGCATTTCCTGTCGGTGGCGGTCAGTTGGGCCGAGGTCCTGGGGGCGGAGAAGATCTATATTGGCGCAGTGGCGCAGGACAGTTCCGGGTATCCGGACTGCCGTCCGGAGTATTATCGGGCCTTCAATGACGTGATTCGCACCGGGACGAAGGACGGAAAAATTGAGATTTTGACTCCGCTAATCGAATTGCGAAAAGCGGAAATCGTGCAACTCGGCCTTGAATTGGCCGCACCGTTCGATTTAACGTGGTCGTGTTATAGCCGGGAAGACAGCGCCTGTGGCGTTTGTGAGAGCTGCGTGCTTCGCTTGCGTGCCTTTGAAGGCGCCGGGGCCGTCGATCCGATTTCCTATTTACCGCAAGCCGCGCGGAAATAA